The proteins below come from a single Acidimicrobiia bacterium genomic window:
- the rlmB gene encoding 23S rRNA (guanosine(2251)-2'-O)-methyltransferase RlmB — protein MSRTSGGNQRKGKPSRGRPAERTGKGGRGGPARRNSNAKGRGSSQRGATPVRRRSEGAVKGLGGDQVEGRQAVRELLLAGHRRTREVVLAGDLDPAAILDDIIDLADEARVTIREVPRGKFESMAKTEAPQGVLALAAPLQDYELEDLLIPGPKGELPFLLMLDGVTDPGNLGAILRSAECAGVTGVILPKHRAARITATAAKSAAGSIEHLRLCTVSGLPKALRRLAEVGVWSVGLDAGGQAAIGDVRVEDGGVALVMGAEGTGLSRLVSERCDTLAYIPMQGVLASMNVSAAAAVALFDVAGRRTLIGKSEPEVGFEPTT, from the coding sequence ATGAGTCGAACATCAGGTGGCAATCAACGCAAGGGAAAGCCGTCTCGCGGCAGACCGGCGGAACGCACCGGTAAAGGTGGGCGGGGCGGCCCGGCGCGCCGCAATAGCAACGCCAAAGGTCGCGGCTCAAGCCAGCGGGGAGCCACCCCAGTGCGCCGCCGTAGCGAGGGTGCGGTTAAGGGGCTCGGTGGCGACCAAGTAGAAGGTCGCCAAGCAGTGCGCGAGTTGCTCTTAGCGGGGCACCGCCGTACTCGTGAAGTAGTGCTGGCCGGCGATCTGGACCCAGCAGCAATCTTGGACGACATTATTGATCTGGCCGATGAAGCACGGGTGACTATCCGAGAGGTGCCGCGGGGCAAGTTTGAGTCCATGGCCAAAACTGAGGCCCCTCAAGGGGTGCTCGCTTTGGCTGCCCCGTTGCAGGACTATGAACTCGAAGACCTCTTGATCCCGGGCCCTAAAGGCGAGTTGCCTTTTTTATTGATGCTCGACGGGGTCACCGACCCAGGAAACTTAGGAGCCATCTTGCGTTCTGCAGAATGCGCCGGAGTCACCGGGGTCATTTTGCCTAAGCATCGTGCGGCACGCATTACTGCTACCGCCGCCAAGTCGGCCGCCGGATCTATTGAACACTTGCGTCTTTGCACAGTGTCGGGGCTACCTAAAGCTTTGAGGCGACTTGCTGAAGTGGGAGTTTGGTCGGTGGGTTTGGATGCTGGTGGGCAAGCGGCTATCGGTGACGTCCGGGTCGAAGATGGTGGTGTGGCTTTGGTGATGGGAGCAGAAGGCACCGGGCTTTCTCGCCTGGTTTCTGAGCGCTGTGACACCTTGGCCTACATTCCCATGCAAGGGGTTTTGGCCTCCATGAACGTGTCGGCCGCTGCGGCAGTAGCGCTCTTTGATGTAGCGGGGCGCCGAACGTTGATTGGAAAAAGCGAGCCCGAGGTCGGATTCGAACCGACGACCTGA
- a CDS encoding chlorite dismutase, with amino-acid sequence MTEPVSPSDGLAVLHLFCKISPASQGPAIRSAVAGARESGNQVVTAALLGHKADIGFMILGRDLWQLRNLQTALMGAGLEIVDSFVSLTEISEYAAGLPEAMKETRLRPQLPPEGKPAFCFYPMSKRRGEKDNWFTLPADERSALMHEHGTSGRAFAGRILQVITGSTGLDDYEWGVSLFGQHPDDLKEVVYTLRFDQASAVYAEFGPFYVGMIEDLDVVLSQLGCG; translated from the coding sequence ATGACCGAACCAGTTTCCCCCAGCGACGGCCTCGCCGTTCTTCACCTCTTTTGTAAAATTTCCCCTGCTTCGCAAGGCCCAGCAATTCGTTCTGCGGTAGCCGGTGCACGAGAATCTGGAAACCAGGTAGTGACCGCCGCACTGCTGGGGCATAAAGCCGATATCGGGTTTATGATTTTAGGTCGAGACCTGTGGCAACTCCGAAACTTGCAGACTGCTTTAATGGGTGCCGGTCTTGAAATCGTTGACAGTTTTGTTTCGCTTACCGAGATCTCTGAATACGCCGCAGGGTTGCCTGAAGCGATGAAAGAAACCCGCCTCCGCCCCCAATTGCCGCCCGAAGGCAAACCCGCTTTCTGCTTCTACCCCATGTCGAAACGTCGTGGAGAAAAAGACAACTGGTTCACTTTGCCTGCTGATGAGCGGTCCGCTCTAATGCATGAACACGGAACATCCGGACGGGCTTTCGCCGGCCGCATCCTCCAAGTAATCACCGGCTCTACCGGGTTAGACGATTACGAATGGGGGGTAAGCCTTTTTGGCCAACACCCCGACGACCTTAAAGAAGTGGTCTACACCCTCCGGTTCGATCAGGCCTCAGCCGTTTACGCAGAATTCGGGCCCTTCTACGTAGGGATGATTGAAGATCTCGACGTGGTGTTGTCCCAACTGGGCTGCGGTTAG
- a CDS encoding glycerate kinase, whose translation MRVVAAPDKFRSSASAQEVAAAIGRAVVSWGGDVDLAPMADGGEGTLEALGGANRTMVVQGPLGEPVEAGWRLSGETAVIEMAQASGLLLAGGAEGNEPLDASTAGTGQLILQAVEQGAKKIIVAVGGSATTDGGLGALEAMGSLVRYRGVELLVACDVRTRFVDAASVFGPQKGASLAQISLLSRRLNRLAQVYQERFGFDVLALDRAGAAGGLAGALAAVGGQLVDGADLVADELLLDELLVGADLLVTGEGCLDESSFEGKVVGGVAAYAAAVGVGLLVVAGRIDEKVVGRVPAVSLVNEFGEETAMAKTGECVEAVVGSYLREHF comes from the coding sequence GTGCGGGTAGTTGCCGCTCCAGACAAGTTTAGATCTTCGGCTTCGGCTCAAGAAGTTGCGGCGGCCATTGGTCGAGCGGTGGTTTCTTGGGGAGGCGATGTTGATTTAGCGCCGATGGCCGATGGGGGCGAAGGAACGCTCGAAGCCTTGGGGGGTGCAAACCGCACCATGGTGGTGCAGGGGCCATTAGGCGAACCGGTAGAGGCCGGGTGGCGCCTTAGCGGAGAAACCGCAGTGATCGAAATGGCCCAAGCGTCGGGCCTTTTGTTGGCCGGGGGAGCGGAAGGCAACGAACCCCTTGACGCTTCGACCGCAGGAACCGGACAACTTATTTTGCAAGCGGTTGAACAGGGAGCAAAAAAGATAATTGTGGCGGTGGGTGGATCGGCCACCACCGATGGCGGGCTTGGTGCCTTAGAAGCGATGGGCTCGCTGGTTCGTTACCGTGGGGTGGAGTTGTTGGTTGCTTGTGATGTGCGCACCCGTTTCGTGGATGCCGCATCGGTGTTTGGCCCGCAAAAGGGCGCTTCGTTGGCTCAGATTTCTTTGTTGAGCCGCCGCCTGAATCGTTTAGCGCAGGTCTACCAGGAGCGGTTTGGCTTCGATGTCTTGGCGCTTGATCGGGCCGGAGCGGCGGGCGGTTTAGCCGGTGCCTTGGCGGCGGTCGGCGGGCAACTGGTAGATGGCGCTGACCTGGTAGCGGATGAACTTTTGTTGGATGAGCTGCTGGTAGGGGCAGATTTACTGGTCACCGGCGAGGGTTGTTTAGATGAGTCTTCGTTTGAGGGGAAGGTGGTGGGCGGGGTAGCGGCCTATGCCGCTGCGGTAGGGGTAGGGCTTTTGGTGGTGGCTGGCCGCATTGACGAGAAGGTGGTGGGCCGAGTGCCCGCGGTTTCTTTGGTAAACGAGTTTGGGGAGGAAACAGCAATGGCGAAAACCGGGGAATGTGTAGAAGCGGTGGTGGGTTCCTACTTAAGAGAGCACTTTTAG
- a CDS encoding DUF1679 domain-containing protein: MAPDEKVKTINPDHVSKSWLTDRLQACGAAAESATVTGFTTQPIGAGKMGDTFRYQLTWGGPPGPATVVGKFASADEESRAAALLTGIYQREVNFFSELASHVDIRIPNCHYSEIDAKTGEFVVLMADLAPATVGDQITGCSPDEANAALKELVGLHGVEIPGLASRDWLGSKCPEAAENMGLVYATLLPTFLERYADRLPAETIRVAERFEGCAKKWLTLSSAPYRLLHGDYRLDNLMFGPEGVTAVDWQTVCYGPPVADVSYFCGAGLLTEDRRVHEEDLVRSYHEQLEHRSGGLISWDRCWADYRLHAVAGLHMAVVAAALVTEDERGIALFSAMAERHAAHVVDLETLDLLESCS, from the coding sequence ATGGCGCCCGATGAGAAGGTCAAGACCATAAACCCGGACCATGTGAGTAAAAGTTGGTTAACCGACCGCCTTCAGGCCTGTGGAGCGGCTGCTGAGTCGGCGACGGTCACCGGGTTTACCACTCAGCCCATCGGTGCGGGAAAAATGGGAGACACTTTTCGCTATCAACTCACTTGGGGCGGGCCACCGGGGCCGGCCACCGTGGTAGGAAAGTTTGCCTCCGCCGACGAAGAGAGTCGTGCTGCGGCTCTCCTCACCGGTATTTATCAGCGTGAAGTTAATTTTTTTAGTGAGTTAGCGAGTCATGTAGACATTCGGATTCCTAACTGTCATTACTCCGAGATAGATGCCAAAACTGGTGAGTTTGTCGTGTTAATGGCAGATCTTGCGCCGGCCACCGTGGGAGACCAGATCACTGGCTGTTCACCAGATGAAGCAAACGCTGCCTTGAAAGAGTTGGTCGGGCTTCACGGGGTAGAAATTCCCGGTTTGGCTTCCCGGGATTGGTTGGGTTCCAAATGCCCAGAGGCTGCTGAAAATATGGGGCTGGTGTACGCAACCCTCCTCCCAACTTTTCTTGAGCGGTACGCAGATCGACTGCCCGCTGAAACGATTCGCGTCGCAGAACGGTTCGAGGGGTGTGCCAAGAAATGGCTGACTCTGTCCTCTGCCCCCTACCGGCTTCTTCATGGCGATTACCGCCTGGACAACCTAATGTTTGGCCCTGAGGGGGTCACTGCGGTGGATTGGCAGACCGTCTGCTACGGGCCTCCGGTAGCAGACGTTTCTTATTTTTGTGGTGCGGGGCTTTTAACCGAAGACCGTCGGGTCCACGAAGAGGATCTGGTGCGTTCCTACCATGAGCAACTTGAACACCGCTCCGGTGGATTGATCTCGTGGGACCGTTGCTGGGCAGATTACCGACTGCATGCGGTCGCTGGTTTACATATGGCGGTGGTGGCCGCGGCGCTAGTAACTGAAGATGAACGCGGGATCGCTTTGTTTAGCGCTATGGCAGAACGTCACGCGGCCCATGTCGTTGACTTGGAGACGCTTGATCTTCTTGAATCCTGCAGTTAG
- a CDS encoding LytR family transcriptional regulator yields MSNGRRSKGGGLGPSNAAAAPRGVLLIVVAVALGVLLLWKGLGASEFAVAPTPEETATTTTEGVTTDTTDGPEAPTETGIDGEPLDTTTTTIFPVATLPPNEVTVLVANGARISRAATSVTDRITPAGYTLLAPANADVTTQTTIFYRSGFLNEAKGLMDFLELDDPNLLVSMPARGLAVPEGSVERVGQADIVVILGSDGLIISE; encoded by the coding sequence ATGAGCAACGGTCGCCGAAGTAAAGGTGGGGGTTTAGGTCCCAGCAATGCGGCAGCTGCCCCGCGTGGGGTGCTGCTTATTGTGGTTGCCGTAGCACTAGGTGTGCTGCTGCTATGGAAAGGTCTCGGTGCTTCAGAGTTTGCCGTGGCCCCAACGCCGGAAGAAACAGCAACCACCACCACGGAGGGTGTCACCACCGACACGACGGATGGCCCCGAGGCACCGACCGAGACGGGCATTGATGGCGAGCCGCTGGACACCACCACCACTACTATTTTTCCGGTGGCCACCCTTCCGCCGAACGAGGTAACGGTGTTGGTGGCTAACGGGGCACGGATTTCTCGAGCGGCCACCAGCGTCACTGACCGCATTACGCCCGCCGGGTACACCCTTTTGGCACCGGCTAATGCTGACGTCACGACACAAACCACCATTTTTTACCGCAGTGGCTTTTTGAATGAGGCCAAAGGTTTGATGGACTTCTTGGAATTAGACGACCCCAACTTGCTGGTAAGCATGCCGGCACGCGGTTTGGCGGTGCCCGAGGGTTCGGTTGAACGAGTGGGTCAAGCGGACATCGTGGTTATTTTGGGCAGCGACGGCTTGATTATCTCTGAGTAG
- the larE gene encoding ATP-dependent sacrificial sulfur transferase LarE encodes MQESTKLARLQENLQSYERVVVAFSGGVDSSLLAHVAHDTLGPERCHVVTAVSPSLAGQERQEAGDLATEWGLRWTTVDTDEMDSAAYRANDADRCGYCKDALMDALDPLAKREKATVLLGVNVDDLGDHRPGQEVAVQRGAQFPLVDAGFTKETVRSISKKLGLRTWDKPAAACLASRLPYGTPVSVTVLSSVERAEAALKELGFVDLRVRHYADTARLEIPLKQLPEVLTQREAIVEALHYVGYRYVTLDLEGFRSGNLNQALGD; translated from the coding sequence ATGCAAGAATCAACCAAACTCGCTCGCCTGCAAGAAAACCTGCAGAGCTATGAACGGGTGGTAGTTGCCTTCTCCGGAGGGGTCGACTCGTCCTTGCTGGCCCACGTGGCCCACGACACTCTCGGCCCCGAACGCTGCCATGTGGTCACCGCAGTGTCTCCATCGTTGGCTGGCCAAGAACGGCAAGAAGCTGGTGACCTCGCTACGGAATGGGGGCTGCGCTGGACCACCGTCGATACCGATGAGATGGACTCTGCTGCCTACCGAGCCAACGATGCCGACCGTTGTGGATATTGTAAAGATGCTTTGATGGATGCCCTTGACCCCTTGGCCAAAAGAGAAAAAGCTACCGTTTTGCTGGGAGTAAACGTTGATGACCTCGGCGATCACCGCCCGGGTCAAGAAGTTGCTGTCCAACGCGGGGCCCAGTTTCCTCTGGTTGATGCGGGGTTCACCAAAGAGACCGTACGCAGTATTTCTAAAAAACTCGGGCTGCGCACCTGGGATAAACCAGCCGCCGCCTGCCTGGCCTCGCGCTTGCCCTACGGGACCCCGGTTTCAGTAACCGTTCTTTCTTCGGTGGAGCGTGCCGAAGCAGCATTAAAAGAATTGGGTTTCGTCGACCTTCGGGTACGGCACTACGCCGATACGGCACGCTTAGAGATCCCGCTAAAGCAGTTACCTGAGGTATTGACTCAGCGAGAAGCGATCGTTGAGGCGCTCCATTACGTGGGCTACCGCTATGTGACCTTGGATCTTGAAGGATTTCGGTCGGGGAACCTTAACCAAGCCCTCGGAGACTGA
- a CDS encoding DUF3263 domain-containing protein, whose protein sequence is MVELTERDRAILDFERSWWTNDAPKDQQVQERFELSLTRYYQLLVELLDMPEAALYDPLVVRRLQRQRDRRRQARRESMIDETVTPTGSTGDET, encoded by the coding sequence ATGGTGGAACTTACTGAACGTGACCGAGCGATATTAGATTTTGAACGATCCTGGTGGACTAACGATGCCCCCAAAGATCAACAGGTACAGGAGCGGTTTGAACTTTCCTTAACCCGCTACTACCAGTTGTTGGTTGAATTGTTAGACATGCCCGAGGCTGCGCTTTACGATCCGCTGGTGGTTCGTCGTTTGCAGCGGCAACGAGATCGGCGCCGCCAAGCCCGGCGTGAGTCAATGATTGATGAAACGGTGACCCCCACCGGGTCTACAGGAGATGAAACATGA
- the groL gene encoding chaperonin GroEL, which yields MAKIISFNEEARRSLERGMNQLADAVRVTLGPKGRNVVLDKKWGAPTITNDGVSIAKEIELEDPFERIGAELVKEVAKKTDDVAGDGTTTATVLASAMVTEGLRNVAAGANPMAIKKGMEAAVAASVEYILDNAMDVSSNKEQIANVAAISSADQEIGVMISEAIEKVGKDGVITVEEGQTFGMEMDLVEGMRFDKGYTSPYFVTDPDRMEAVLDDPYLLLVSGKISAIRDLVPVLEKVMQTSRPMVIISEDVEGEALSTLVVNKIRGTFTSVAIKAPGFGDRRKAMLQDIAILTGGQVIAEEVGLKIENVTLEMLGQARKVVVTKDETLVVEGSGEDAEISGRIAQIKAEIESTDSDYDQEKLQERLAKLSGGVAVLKVGAATEVELKEKKHRIEDAVSTTKAAIEEGVVAGGGVTLLRAQAVAEAVGESLNHDEATGARIVAKALEAPLNQIAVNAGLEGGVVVDKVRNLEGSNGLNAASGEYEDLLAVGIIDAAKVTRSALQNAGSIAALFLTTEAAIVDAPAEDGAGGGMPDMGF from the coding sequence ATGGCGAAAATTATTAGTTTTAACGAAGAAGCACGACGCTCCTTAGAACGAGGAATGAACCAACTGGCGGACGCCGTTCGGGTAACCCTTGGCCCCAAAGGCCGCAACGTAGTGTTGGACAAAAAGTGGGGCGCCCCCACCATCACCAACGACGGTGTTTCCATTGCTAAAGAGATCGAGCTCGAAGACCCCTTTGAACGCATCGGTGCTGAATTAGTAAAAGAAGTGGCCAAAAAAACCGACGATGTGGCCGGCGATGGCACCACCACCGCCACCGTATTGGCCTCCGCCATGGTTACAGAAGGCCTCCGCAACGTAGCTGCCGGCGCCAACCCCATGGCCATCAAAAAAGGCATGGAAGCTGCGGTGGCAGCCAGCGTTGAATACATTTTGGACAACGCAATGGACGTCTCCAGCAATAAAGAACAAATTGCTAACGTGGCCGCTATTTCCTCAGCCGACCAAGAAATCGGAGTAATGATCTCCGAAGCCATCGAAAAAGTCGGCAAAGACGGCGTCATTACCGTTGAAGAAGGCCAAACCTTCGGTATGGAAATGGACCTCGTAGAAGGTATGCGCTTCGACAAGGGCTACACCTCTCCTTACTTCGTTACCGACCCTGACCGCATGGAAGCGGTGCTCGACGACCCTTACCTTTTGTTGGTAAGCGGAAAAATTTCAGCCATCCGTGACTTGGTTCCAGTGTTGGAAAAAGTTATGCAAACCTCACGCCCCATGGTCATCATCTCGGAAGACGTAGAAGGTGAAGCACTCTCCACCCTGGTGGTTAACAAAATTAGAGGAACCTTCACCTCGGTGGCCATTAAGGCCCCCGGCTTTGGAGATCGCCGTAAAGCCATGTTGCAAGACATCGCCATCTTGACCGGCGGGCAAGTTATTGCCGAAGAGGTAGGCCTCAAGATCGAAAACGTAACCCTAGAAATGTTGGGTCAAGCCCGCAAAGTAGTGGTCACCAAAGATGAAACATTGGTGGTCGAAGGGAGCGGCGAAGATGCTGAAATCTCGGGCCGCATTGCGCAAATCAAAGCCGAAATTGAAAGCACTGACTCTGACTACGACCAAGAAAAATTGCAAGAACGTTTAGCAAAACTCTCCGGAGGCGTAGCGGTCTTAAAAGTTGGCGCAGCAACCGAAGTTGAGCTTAAAGAAAAGAAACACCGCATTGAAGATGCGGTAAGCACCACCAAAGCGGCTATTGAAGAAGGTGTAGTAGCAGGGGGTGGCGTCACTTTGCTGCGGGCCCAAGCAGTAGCTGAAGCAGTGGGAGAAAGCCTCAACCATGATGAAGCAACCGGCGCCCGTATTGTGGCGAAAGCGCTAGAAGCACCCCTCAACCAGATCGCCGTAAACGCTGGCCTCGAAGGCGGCGTGGTCGTCGACAAAGTACGCAACCTTGAAGGAAGCAACGGGTTAAACGCGGCAAGTGGCGAGTACGAAGACCTTCTGGCTGTCGGTATTATCGATGCTGCCAAAGTAACTCGTTCAGCGTTACAAAACGCCGGCTCCATCGCCGCACTGTTCTTAACCACTGAAGCAGCAATCGTTGATGCTCCAGCAGAAGACGGTGCCGGTGGCGGTATGCCCGACATGGGCTTCTAG
- a CDS encoding MoaD/ThiS family protein — translation MPVTVRVPTTLRPLTGGSPDVSVEATTVGEAMTALESAHPGFRERIFDDQGVLRRFVNVFVSDEDIRFLEGLDTSVPEGATVAIIPAVAGG, via the coding sequence ATGCCAGTTACCGTTCGAGTCCCCACCACCTTGCGCCCCCTAACCGGTGGCTCTCCCGACGTATCGGTAGAAGCCACGACCGTTGGGGAAGCCATGACGGCGCTGGAATCAGCCCACCCTGGATTCCGTGAACGCATTTTTGACGACCAAGGCGTACTACGCCGCTTTGTTAATGTTTTTGTGAGCGACGAAGACATTCGTTTTCTTGAAGGTCTTGACACCTCGGTACCCGAGGGTGCCACGGTGGCCATCATCCCCGCAGTCGCTGGCGGCTGA
- a CDS encoding [protein-PII] uridylyltransferase — translation MATHAQDVVANQSLIGWELCEALTARTDAFLATLFADAQAPDGTALLAVGGYGRGELCPESDIDVVLVHHPDVEVAELAEHLWYPLWDAGLKLGQQVGTVEQILEVGQENLEVATSLLAGRLLAGQETLAEELVDRAREQWSVRADHYLKELAEAVDARHQKFGEVAFLLEPDLKEARGGLRDVHTLQWVENTSPILRDSEVEGLSMAFTTLLTVRVELHRLTGRHADRLLLELQDEVADRLGYRDADQLMASVAAAARVIAWTGDGVHRRISRVLDERSSQAEKTPLPSQELSRGVSLVGSRIEVSAEALDDPMVVLRCALLAAQNEAYLDRPSLELLAKEAIALPNPWPDEARHLFEEILFTGWPAVSVFEDLDQSGLLVGLISEWAPCQSRPQRNAYHRFTVDRHLLETAAQAAQLVGRVERPDLLVVGAMLHDIGKGYPGDHTEVGIDLMVTIAGRMGYPTDDVAMLVSMVELHLLLPDVATRRDLDDDGTIRSVAATAGSTRLLHLLGALTEADSIATGPSAWSSWKAGLVHELVMRASHVLEGGDVLDVIGGSFPNHEQQDLLASDQEVVRGEGSTLTVVANNRPGAFSKVAGVLALNGLGVFGAMAHTEGHRAISVFRVDRKAQQDIDWDRIAQEVKRALSGRLAVAARLGERSRTERTVTTTARPVAPRLTVDNETSQALTVLEVSCPDGIGVLYRITRGFAELDLDIMSARVQTLGSDVIDAFYVRDSQGNKIMDQEHLAEIELAVLRWIRVEL, via the coding sequence ATGGCTACCCATGCGCAAGATGTTGTGGCCAACCAGTCGCTAATCGGTTGGGAACTCTGCGAAGCGTTAACGGCCCGCACTGATGCTTTTCTTGCGACATTGTTCGCCGATGCTCAGGCTCCAGACGGTACCGCTCTGCTGGCCGTGGGAGGGTACGGGCGTGGCGAACTCTGTCCGGAAAGCGATATTGATGTGGTGCTGGTCCACCACCCTGATGTTGAAGTAGCAGAGTTGGCGGAACACCTCTGGTACCCCCTTTGGGATGCCGGGCTAAAACTTGGTCAACAAGTTGGCACGGTGGAACAAATTTTAGAAGTCGGCCAAGAAAACCTTGAGGTGGCGACCAGTTTGTTGGCGGGCCGCTTGCTCGCTGGCCAAGAAACTCTTGCTGAGGAACTCGTTGACAGAGCACGGGAGCAATGGTCGGTCCGGGCCGATCACTATCTCAAAGAATTAGCCGAAGCGGTAGACGCTCGCCACCAAAAATTTGGTGAAGTGGCCTTTTTGTTGGAGCCCGATTTAAAAGAAGCACGAGGCGGGCTCCGTGACGTGCACACTTTGCAATGGGTAGAAAATACATCACCCATCTTGCGTGACTCCGAAGTAGAGGGGTTGTCGATGGCTTTCACCACCCTGCTAACGGTACGGGTAGAACTTCACCGCCTTACCGGACGCCATGCTGACCGGTTGTTGCTGGAACTCCAAGATGAGGTCGCCGACCGGCTTGGCTATAGAGATGCCGACCAATTGATGGCGTCGGTGGCCGCCGCCGCTCGAGTCATTGCTTGGACTGGTGATGGGGTACATCGAAGGATCTCTCGGGTGTTAGACGAGCGAAGCTCGCAAGCCGAGAAAACCCCTTTGCCTTCTCAAGAGTTAAGCCGAGGAGTTTCTCTGGTCGGTTCACGGATTGAGGTCTCTGCTGAGGCGCTTGATGACCCGATGGTGGTTTTACGCTGCGCTTTGTTGGCTGCCCAAAATGAAGCTTATTTAGATCGCCCATCGCTTGAATTGCTGGCCAAAGAAGCAATTGCTCTGCCCAATCCTTGGCCCGACGAGGCACGGCATTTGTTTGAAGAGATCTTGTTTACCGGCTGGCCTGCGGTCTCTGTTTTTGAAGATCTTGACCAAAGTGGGCTCTTAGTGGGGTTGATCTCTGAATGGGCGCCCTGCCAGTCGCGGCCCCAACGCAACGCTTACCACCGCTTTACCGTAGACCGCCATTTGCTAGAAACTGCTGCGCAGGCTGCCCAACTGGTGGGCCGGGTAGAACGCCCCGACCTCCTGGTGGTTGGGGCCATGCTGCACGATATTGGCAAGGGCTACCCCGGCGACCACACGGAGGTCGGCATTGACCTTATGGTGACCATCGCCGGGCGCATGGGTTACCCCACTGACGATGTGGCGATGTTGGTGTCAATGGTGGAACTTCACTTACTGCTTCCCGATGTGGCTACTCGCCGCGACCTTGATGATGACGGAACGATCCGTTCGGTAGCGGCCACCGCCGGCAGCACTCGCCTGTTGCATCTGCTGGGTGCCCTCACCGAAGCCGATTCCATCGCTACCGGCCCCTCCGCGTGGAGCTCTTGGAAAGCGGGGTTGGTTCATGAGTTGGTGATGCGGGCCTCTCACGTGCTGGAAGGCGGAGATGTTTTAGACGTCATCGGAGGGTCGTTCCCCAACCACGAACAACAAGACCTTTTGGCTTCTGATCAAGAAGTAGTGCGAGGAGAAGGCTCCACCCTTACCGTGGTAGCCAACAACCGGCCGGGGGCTTTTTCAAAGGTTGCGGGGGTTTTAGCTCTCAACGGGTTGGGGGTCTTTGGTGCCATGGCCCACACCGAAGGGCACCGAGCAATTTCGGTATTTCGCGTGGATCGAAAAGCCCAACAAGACATCGACTGGGATCGAATCGCTCAAGAAGTCAAACGAGCATTAAGCGGACGTTTGGCGGTCGCCGCTCGTCTCGGTGAACGCTCACGAACCGAACGAACGGTAACCACCACCGCTCGACCTGTCGCCCCACGGTTGACCGTAGATAATGAAACCTCACAGGCCTTAACGGTGCTTGAAGTCAGTTGCCCCGACGGCATAGGGGTGCTGTACCGCATAACCCGAGGGTTCGCCGAACTCGATCTTGACATCATGAGCGCTCGAGTGCAGACCTTAGGTTCTGATGTGATCGATGCGTTCTATGTTCGGGACTCTCAAGGAAACAAAATCATGGACCAAGAACATTTGGCAGAAATCGAATTAGCCGTGCTGCGCTGGATTCGAGTCGAACTATGA
- the fdhD gene encoding formate dehydrogenase accessory sulfurtransferase FdhD: protein MSRGRTQRVLTRRIDAEGSRRMPDQLIVEEPMSIRLDGTLVATTMRTPGEDFELAVGFCVTEGLLGEAEVRTVRYCGQGSAMQSEFNDVTVETGGQAPPPTPRLGPASSSCGLCGTVAIDTLAERLSVLNTQPFDPEQLMAVAAEVGSDQALFAATGTVHAAMAFDRTGQALIMREDIGRHNAVDKIVGRLYLDGQLPATDLGLWVSSRASFEMVQKAWAAGFACLMAVSGPSALAVETAQRSGLQLAGFAREGRINIYTD, encoded by the coding sequence ATGAGCCGAGGGCGAACCCAGCGAGTGCTAACTCGCCGCATTGATGCGGAAGGTAGTCGACGCATGCCCGACCAACTCATCGTAGAAGAGCCCATGTCGATCCGCCTCGACGGGACACTGGTCGCCACCACCATGCGCACCCCAGGCGAAGATTTTGAACTCGCGGTCGGCTTTTGTGTAACCGAAGGGCTCTTAGGGGAAGCCGAAGTACGGACCGTGCGTTACTGCGGCCAAGGTTCCGCTATGCAATCAGAATTCAACGATGTCACGGTAGAAACCGGTGGCCAGGCTCCGCCCCCAACCCCACGTTTGGGGCCAGCATCGTCATCTTGTGGCCTCTGCGGAACGGTAGCGATCGATACGCTGGCCGAACGCCTCTCGGTGCTCAACACCCAACCCTTTGACCCCGAGCAACTCATGGCGGTAGCTGCCGAAGTAGGGAGCGATCAAGCGCTGTTCGCCGCCACCGGGACCGTCCATGCGGCCATGGCTTTTGACCGAACCGGCCAAGCGTTGATAATGCGTGAAGACATCGGCCGCCATAATGCGGTTGACAAAATTGTGGGCCGGCTTTACCTCGATGGCCAACTGCCGGCCACCGACTTAGGGCTCTGGGTAAGCAGCAGGGCATCATTTGAAATGGTGCAAAAAGCATGGGCCGCGGGCTTTGCCTGTCTGATGGCAGTGAGCGGACCTTCCGCGCTGGCTGTCGAAACGGCGCAACGCTCAGGTCTGCAGCTGGCTGGGTTCGCTCGTGAGGGCCGGATAAACATTTACACCGATTGA